One region of Malania oleifera isolate guangnan ecotype guangnan chromosome 6, ASM2987363v1, whole genome shotgun sequence genomic DNA includes:
- the LOC131157295 gene encoding uncharacterized protein LOC131157295 — translation MLLAVLFANSEGNILVERFNGVPAEERLHWRSFLVKLGAENLKGVKNEELLVACHKSVYIVYTVLGDVSVFVVGKDEYDELLLAEIIYVITSAVKDACGKPPTERIFLDKYGKICLCLDEVVWKGMLENTDRDRIKRLVRLKPPTDF, via the exons ATGTTGCTGGCGGTCCTGTTCGCCAATTCTGAGGGCAACATCTTGGTTGAACG TTTTAATGGAGTTCCAGCTGAGGAGCGGCTACATTGGCGATCTTTTCTAGTCAAGCTAGGTGCAGAAAATCTTAAAGGTGTAAAAAATGAAGAGCTTCTTGTTGCTTGCCATAA ATCAGTTTATATTGTTTACACAGTGCTTGGAGATGTCAGTGTTTTTGTTGTTGGCAAGGATGAGTATGATGAACTTTTGT TGGCAGAAATAATCTATGTTATAACCTCTGCCGTGAAGGATGCTTGTGGAAAACCTCCAACTGAGCGAATTTTCTTGGACAAGTATGGAAAGATATGCTTGTGTCTTGATGAAGTTGTTTGGAAG GGAATGCTGGAGAACACTGATAGAGACAGGATCAAGAGACTGGTACGGCTAAAACCTCCGACTGATTTCTGA